ACAGGCAACTacaccaggggacaggggacaggcaactacaccaggggacaggggacaggcaactacaccaggggacaggcaactacaccaggggacaggggacaggcaactacaccaggggacaggggacaggcaactacaccaggggacaggggacaggcaactacaccaggggacaggggacaggcaactacaccaggggacaggggacaggcaaCTACACCAGGGGACAGGGAACAGGCAACTacaccaggggacaggggacaggcaaCTAcaacaggggacaggggacaggcaactacaccaggggacaggggacaggcaactacaccaggggacaggcaactacaccaggggacaggggacaggcaaCTACACCAGGGGAcaggcaactccagtcctctctaTCCCCTACACTATATCAGTGTTTTTCATGCTTCGTGTTCGGATCATATTAAAGGAGAACATTTCCATTTCAGACACCCCATACACCTACCTGATGTCTTTGAGCAGGTTTTGCTGTGCTCTGAGTTGTCTCTGTGCCTCGTGGACTCTTCCCTCCATAGTTAACCTGGCACACAGCTGGGCACAGTGGACCCCTAACACTGACATGTTCAGACTGCCTGCCCACACCCagctagagagatggagagagagacagagagaaaatatattttagtaACCTGGGATCAGACACCATCATCACAGCCCGGGATTTGAACCGGCAACATTCCAACTGCTGATCGGCCACTCTAACGCCAAGGCTAcctaatgatgatgataatgtgtgtgtgtgtgtgtgtggcgtgcgtgtgtgtgtgtgcgtgtctgtgtgtgcgtgtctgtgtgtgtgtgtgcgtgtctgtgtgtgtgtgtgtgagtctgtgtgtgtgtgtgtgtctgtgtgtgtgtgtgcgtgtgtgtatgtgtgtatgtgcgtgtgtgcgcgtgtgtgtgtgtgtgtgtgtgtgcgtgtctgcatGTCtgcgtgtgtggtgtgcgtgtttCATACCTGCTGGTTGTAACCCGTCTCTGTTCAGTAATGATGCGTGTGACGTTCTGTTGATCTCTGGTGGTGAAGGACAGCTGTAACTGGAACGGTAGTCTGGCTCTACGCATGAAAcctgtacaacacacacacacacacacacacactgggagtcactatggggtactgtgtgtgtgtgtttgagagtgtgtgagattgtgtcaaatcacattttattggtcacatacacatggttagtagatgttaatgcgagtgtagtgaaatgcttgtgcttctagttctgaccgtgcagtattaattattaattatattataatatttaacaagtaatctaacaattccacaacaactacctaatacacaatctaaatgggtgaatgagaatatgtacatataaatacatggccgacaatagatggtataaatcCAGTTTATACATGTGATGAATATaagatatgtaaatattatttagttgacattgtttaaagtgatccatttattaaagtggccagtgattgggtctccatgTAAGTCttcactgaagactcatctcttcagtgggtcatatgattgagtgtagtctggcccaggagtgggaaggtgaacggaaaggctctggagcaacgaaccgcccttgctgtctctgcctggccggttcccctctttccactgggattctctgcctctaacccaattacaggggctgagtcactggcttactggggctctctcataccgtccctaggaggggtgcgtcacttgagtgggttagTCACTGATCTTTGTCACAGATCTTTGTGGGCtaatactcggccttgtctcagatggtaagttggtggttgaagatatccctctagtggtgtgggggctgtgctttggcaaagtgggtggggtgatatccttcctgtttggccctgtccggggggtatcatcggatggggccacagtgtctcctgacccctcctgtctcagcctccagtatttatctgcagtagtttatgtgtcagggggctagggtcagtttgttatatctggagtacttctcctgtcctatacggtgtcctgtgtgaatttaagtgtgctctctctaattctctctttctctctttatttctctctctccgaggatctgagccctaggaccatgcctcaggattatctggcatgatgactccttgctgtccccagtccacctggatgtgctgctgctccagtttcaactgttctgcctgcggctatggaaccctgacctgttcactgtgattagtattatttgaccctgctggtcatttatgaacatttgaacatcttggccatgttctgttataatctccacccggcacagccagaagaggactggccaccccacatagcctagttcctctctaggtttcttcctaggttttggcctttctagggagtttttcctagccaccgtgcttctacacctgcattgcttgctgtttggggttttaggctgggttctgtacagcactttgagatatcagctggtgtacgaagggctatataaatacatttgatttgatttgatgtaggcagcagcctctctgagttagttattgctgtttagcagtctgaagaccttgagatagaagctgtttttcagtctctcggtcccagctttgatgcacctgtactgacctcgccttctggatgacagcggggtgaacaggcagtggctcgggtggttgttgtccttgatgatctttatggccttcctgtgacatcgggtgctgtaggtgtcatggagggcaggtagtttgcccccagtgatgcgttgtgcagaccgcaccaccctctggaaagtCTTGCGGTTGACGGGGTGCAGTTTCCGTGCAGtttccgacaggatgctctcgattgtgcatctgtaaaagtttgtcagggtattgggtgacaagccacatttcttcagcctcctgaggttgaggagGCGCTATtgggccttcttcaccacgctgtctgttgtggatcatttcagtttgtctgtgatgtgtacgccaagaaacttaaaactttccaccttctccactgctgtcccgtcgatgtggatggggggggggggggggggggggtcctcccctctgctgcttcctgaagtccacaattatctcctttgttttgttgacgttgagtgtgaggttattttcctgacaacacactccgagggccctcacctcctccctgtaggccgtctcgttgttgttggtaatcaagcccactactgttgtgtgcatgtttgtgcatGCAtctatgcatgtgtatgtgtgtgtgtgtggtgtgtgtgtgtgtgtgtgtggtgtgtgtgtgtgtgtgtgtgtgtgtgtgtgtgtgtatgtgtgtgtgtgtgtgtgtgtgtgtgtgtgtgtgtgtgtgtgtgtgtgtgtgtgtgtgtgtgtgtgtgtgtgtgtgtgtgtgtatcactcacTCTCTACGCTGTCAGGCTTGCAGGCGAACTGAAAGGTGATTTCTACTGCTTCTGTTACGTTCCCTATCTCCCTTACTAGACGGTGGCTACACTCCTCCTCGTAGGGGAAATACCtggtggacagacagagagacgtcACGTCATGACTGACTGTAGAGACTAGAATAACAAACTAaacagatgttgaaatcaaagGTGTGTGTCTTAAACCCGAAATGGAGTCATACTCACACGCCATCAGCTGCTAGTAGCGTTGCCATGACACCCGTTGCTAGGATGTTGTCGGCCAGAGCTGACTGGATCTCTGTTGCTACGGTACCGATGCTTACTATATTCACCTGAACAGTTGACAGAGGATGTgagtttacatactgttttaacccacttcatatgtctatactgtattctagtccaggCTCATCCTtcataactactgctgtacacaccttttataTTCATATACAGTCCATAATATCTATAAACACcaaaatgatttaatcaattttagaataaggctgtaatgtaacaaactatggaaaaagtcaaggggtctgaatactttccgaatgcactgtacaactAACTAACTACTAACTTATACTTATACTAACTATacaactaaggtggcaaaacaggctgcctaagtatgatttccaatcagagacaacgatagacagctgtccctgattgagaaccataccctgccaaaacatagaaacagaaaacatagaaataaagaaactagaatgcccatcctagtcacaccctggcctaaccaaaatagagaataaaagcctctctatggcacATACAGTGaaggaaaaagtatttgatcccctgctgatttgtacatttgcccactgacaaagaaatgatcaNNNNNNNNNNNNNNNNNNNNNNNNNNNNNNNNNNNNNNNNNNNNNNNNNNNNNNNNNNNNNNNNNNNNNNNNNNNNNNNNNNNNNNNNNNNNNNNNNNNNaacaagacaggcagacagtcagctagtcagtcagacagtcaaccagacagtcagctagtcagtcagctagccagtcaaacagtcaaccagacagtcagctagtcagtcagctagccagtcaaacagtcaaccagacagtcagctagtcagtcaaacagtcaaccagacagtcagctagtcagtcaaaCAGTTAAccagacagtcagccagccagtcaaacagtcaaccagacagtcagctagtcagtcaaacagtcaaccagccagtcagctagccagtcaaccagacagtcagctagccagtcaaacagtcaaccagacagtcagctagccagtcaaccagacagtcaaacagtcaaccagacagtcagctagccagtcaaacagtcaaccagccagtcagctagtcagtcaaacagtcaaccagccagtcagctagccagtcagacagtcaaccagacagtcagctagtcagtcaaacagtcaaccagacagtcagctagccagtcaaacagtcaaccagacagtcagctagccagtcaaacagtcaaccagacagtcagctagtcagtcaaacagtcaaccagacagtcagctagccagtcaaacagtcaaccagacagtcagctagccagtcaaACAGTCAACCAGACAGTCAGCTCGCCAGTCAAACAGtcaaccagacagtcagctagccagtcaaccagacagtcaaacagtcaaccagacagtcagctagccagtcaaacagtcaaccagccagtcagctagtcagtcaaacagtcaaccagccagtcagctagccagtcagacagtcaaccagacagtcagctagtcagtcagacagtcaagcagacagtcagctagccagtcaaacagtcaaccagacagtcaaacagtcaaccagacagtcagctagccagtcaaacagtcaaccagccagtcagctagtcagtcaaacagtcaaccagccagtcagctagccagtcatacagtcaaccagacagtcagctagccagtcaaacagtcagacagccagacaaagacagacaaccagccagtcagacagtcaacTAGACAGACAGCCATACAGTCAaccagatagacaggcagacagtcagtcacagtcagacagccagacagagacagccagccagtcagacattCAACCAGTCAGGCAgagagccagacaagcacacagccagccagccaagcacacagccagccagccagtcagacagtcaatcagacagacagacagacagacagacaagcacacagccagccagccaagcacacagccagacagtcagacaggcaatcaatcagacagacagacagagaaccagtcaggcagccagacagacaaatagacagacagtcagacagttaaccagacagacagactcactctTTGACTCTCAGTGAGAGGTGTTGGTAGCTCTCAGCTATACAGTGTGGAGTGTTGTACTGTTTACCCTGTTGTCTCAGGTAGTCAGAATCAACTAGAGCCCAGTCCCTCAGAGAGACTGGTACACCTGAACCATCACCATACACTACtacctacagagggagagagggaggggatggggagggagtgtTATTGATAGCCCAGTCCCTCAGAGAGACTGGTACACCTGAACCATCACCATACACTACtacctacagagggagagagggaggggatggggagggagtgtTATTGATAGCCCAGTCCCTCAGAGAGACTGGTACACCTGAACCATCACCATACACTACtacctacagagggagagagggaggggatggggagggagtgtTATTGATAGCCCAGTCCCTCAGAGAGACTGGTACACCTGAACCATCACCATACACTACtacctacagagggagagagggaggggatggggagggagtgtTATTGATAGCCCAGTCCCTCAGAGAGACTGGTACACCTGAACCATCACCATACACTACtacctacagagggagagagggaggggatggggagggagtgtTATTGATAGCCCAGTCCCTCAGAGAGACTGGTACACCTGAACCATCACCATACACTACtacctacagagggagagagggaggggatggggagggagtgtTATTGATAGCCCAGTCCCTCAGAGAGACTGGTACACCTGAACCATCACCATACACTACtacctacagagggagagagggaggggatggggagggagtgtTATTGATAGCCCAGTCCCTCAGAGAGACTGGTACACCTGAACCATCACCATACACTACtacctacagagggagagagggaggggatggggagggagtgtTATTGATAGCCCAGTCCCTCAGAGAGACTGGTACACCTGAACCATCACCATACACTACtacctacagagggagagagggaggggatggggagggagtgtTATTGATAGCCCAGTCCCTCAGAG
The genomic region above belongs to Oncorhynchus kisutch isolate 150728-3 linkage group LG16, Okis_V2, whole genome shotgun sequence and contains:
- the LOC109884925 gene encoding uncharacterized protein LOC109884925; protein product: MATLLAADGVYFPYEEECSHRLVREIGNVTEAVEITFQFACKPDSVESFMRRARLPFQLQLSFTTRDQQNVTRIITEQRRVTTSSWVWAGSLNMSVLGVHCAQLCARLTMEGRVHEAQRQLRAQQNLLKDISMQRPNPKEEGIYGNWISTMTTICDDLITDSQGNSKINDLQPSKSTPVNALSDEAAKVVYQMKRASSVDQSRRKQTDIVAL